One genomic segment of Suncus etruscus isolate mSunEtr1 chromosome 15, mSunEtr1.pri.cur, whole genome shotgun sequence includes these proteins:
- the PRR36 gene encoding proline-rich protein 36, translating to MDKTKTGAAARTPTSRPPGLQTPRPPGSPRPLPPVTSAALRVLGAARAAGRGPLAENKLGSRGPALGEAAPRVGSPARSVGASPRSAASRPPAVGRGERLSAKNSSLGSATSGARPNVSTRPSSLGQKGPRPPAEEPGPRGKVAEALRQSASSAAARRDASGPSPHAPSPALSRPSRTAAAAEANLPRAAPGARPSRLPTEAPRKSVSGTPERSSRAEPSPASKRRPNASGGLQRPASRPLGSSATPLASPARSGTSAGAAPRALGHPSQPKSKGLPVVRPPQVTPPRKGTPSARGLSPPLAAPSPPGRKVQLSRAHPGPATPPPDALPPSPPATPPSQALPAHVATPLPLATPPPPALPGLQTLPSPPATPPLLAPPTPLGTSPEEEEEEEASSAPLSSPHFLAPFTPSASPPPQSMAPAQVSPLVSPLPPLPSPLAAPPLSALLPPASSLLQVPLSQAATLLNPPPALATPPPRALSPLTTPQTGSPPVSSLATPPTQTTPTSSATPPPQVPSLATFPPSLGLTPFPPPESLAPLASPSQHVPPSSLLATTPPQTPSPRALTPLQDSPSLLPLAPEQTTPSVATPPLLTTPHPPTTPPRQAPLPLDLPPLQAPPSPPPSPSPQAPPTPQGLPPLLVSVSRPVSPHPPDAPAPLVLPPSTQAPPVSPSLSPLRAHSLSLPSPSSLLTPLPPQTPPPPLALPPLQAPLSPRTPPQSPRALAGSPTFFAATPHPQAPPPLALPPLQGPTPLLASVPPPQGTPPSRPLSPLLVPSPGSPLQAAPLSPRARLAPQAPPPLALAPPSLVTTPTQPAPPPSTLPPLQATPSLTTPHPPTLPSLAMPPHSQAPPILASPDTQATPSLNTPPPQASPPNPLSPFSTTTPRPQAPPILTAPNTQAPPSPTTPTAQAAPSLTTPPPQASPPNPLSPFPTTTPRPQAPPILATPNTQAPPSPTTPRTQTTPHTATPHPPAPPALVLPPLQPSPSPPASPLLPAPRRPPTPGPDAPIPGPPRLTLALAPVPPPPSRSPSSTLSGPDLAGHSSSATSTPEELRGYDSGPEGGAGAASPPPDAELAACHPAAWSRAPAPPLALRGNAGAPLPWSPAAGSGPADGLCTIYEADGPESATATPDTLDSAESGSGAGEGEGKAASAAGPGAAARVGKPARLGELPLGALQASVVQHLLSRTLLLAAAEGASSGGGGGAGGAGGGGVAGGARTALSDAELGRWAELLSPLDESRASITSVTSFSPDDVASPQGDWTVVEVETFH from the exons GCCAAGTTCTTTAGGACAGAAGGGCCCCCGGCCCCCCGCGGAGGAACCCGGGCCCAGAGGGAAAGTCGCTGAAGCTCTCAGACAAAGCGCCTCCAGTGCTGCGGCTCGGAGAG ACGCCTCCGGGCCCTCCCCACACGCTCCCTCCCCAGCTCTCTCCCGTCCATCCCGGACTGCTGCGGCTGCAGAGGCGAATCTACCCCGGGCAGCACCCGGTGCCCGGCCCAGCAGGCTCCCGACTGAGGCGCCCAGGAAATCTGTGAGCGGCACCCCTGAGCGCAGCAGCAGAGCTGAGCCGAGCCCCGCCTCCAAAAGGCGCCCCAATGCCAGCGGGGGTCTCCAAAGGCCAGCTTCGCGCCCCTTGGGCTCCAGCGCCACCCCTCTGGCCTCCCCAGCGCGTTCTGGGACCTCGGCAGGTGCAGCACCCCGAGCTCTGGGGCATCCGTCCCAGCCCAAATCCAAAGGGCTGCCCGTTGTGCGCCCTCCGCAGGTGACACCCCCCAGGAAGGGCACCCCTTCTGCCAGGGGCCTTTCTCCGCCCCTGGCTGCACCCTCCCCGCCTGGGAGGAAGGTGCAGCTGTCACGGGCCCATCCAGGCCCGGCTACGCCCCCGCCGGACGCGCTCCCGCCCTCCCCGCCCGCCACGCCCCCTTCCCAGGCCCTGCCCGCGCACGTAGCCACGCCCCTCCCGCTAGCCACGCCTCCTCCTCCCGCTCTTCCGGGTCTCCAGACCCTCCCCTCCCCGCCGGCCACGCCCCCTCTGCTAGCCCCGCCCACGCCCTTGGGGACCTCccccgaggaggaggaggaggaggaggcctccTCTGCTCCTCTGTCCTCCCCCCACTTTCTGGCCCCATTCACTCCATCAGCTTCACCCCCTCCGCAGAGTATGGCCCCCGCTCAAGTTTCTCCCCTCGTGTCCCCTCTTCcgcctctcccctctcccctggcTGCGCCTCCTCTGTCCGCCCTGCTGCCACCTGCCTCGTCTCTTCTTCAAGTCCCGCTTTCTCAGGCGGCCACGCTGCTAAACCCGCCCCCTGCCTTGGCCACGCCCCCTCCCCGCGCCCTCTCCCCTCTGACCACGCCCCAGACCGGAAGCCCTCCCGTTTCTTCCTTGGCCACGCCCCCTACACAGACCACACCCACCTCCTCGGCCACGCCTCCCCCGCAGGTCCCTTCTTTGGCCACGTTCCCGCCCTCTTTGGGGTTGACACCTTTCCCGCCTCCAGAGTCTCTGGCTCCCCTGGCCTCGCCTTCTCAGCATGtccccccttcctctctcttgGCCACCACCCCTCCTCAGACGCCGTCTCCGCGGGCCCTGACCCCTCTGCAGGACTCCCCATCCCTGCTGCCCCTGGCCCCTGAGCAGACTACTCCGTCGGTGGCCACGCCCCCTCTGCTGACCACGCCCCATCCGCCGACCACGCCCCCGCGACAGGCCCCGCTCCCTCTGGACTTGCCCCCGTTGCAGGCTCCGCCCTCTCCGCCGCCCTCCCCCTCTCCGCAGGCCCCTCCCACCCCGCAGGGCCTGCCCCCTCTGCTGGTCTCTGTTTCTCGTCCCGTTTCACCCCATCCTCCAGATGCTCCGGCTCCCTTGGTCCTGCCACCGTCGACGCAGGCTCCACCTGtgtctccctccctgtctcctctCCGGGCGCACTCTCTTTCTCTGCCGTCgccttcctctcttctcacccCGCTCCCACCGCAGACGCCGCCGCCTCCCTTGGCCTTGCCCCCTCTGCAGGCCCCGCTCTCCCCCAGGACCCCTCCGCAATCTCCACGTGCTCTGGCGGGGTCCCCCACCTTTTTCGCGGCGACGCCCCACCCGCAGGCTCCACCTCCCTTGGCCTTGCCCCCTCTGCAGGGCCCGACTCCTCTCCTGGCCTCGGTCCCGCCTCCGCAGGGAACGCCGCCTTCTCGGCCCTTATCCCCTTTGCTGGTGCCTTCTCCGGGCTCACCTCTGCAGGCGGCCCCGCTGTCTCCCAGGGCCAGGCTCGCTCCGCAGGCGCCGCCTCCTCTGGCCCTGGCCCCGCCCTCCTTGGTGACCACGCCCACGCAACCGGCCCCGCCTCCTTCGACTTTGCCCCCGCTTCAGGCCACGCCTTCTTTGACCACGCCCCACCCGCCTACCCTTCCCTCTTTGGCCATGCCTCCTCACTCACAGGCTCCGCCCATTCTTGCCTCGCCCGACACGCAGGCCACGCCCTCTCTAAACACGCCTCCCCCGCAGGCCTCGCCACCCAATCCACTGTCTCCTTTTTCCACGACCACGCCCCGTCCACAGGCTCCTCCCATTCTCACCGCACCCAACACGCAAGCCCCGCCCTCTCCGACCACGCCCACAGCGCAGGCCGCGCCTTCTCTGACCACGCCTCCTCCACAGGCCTCGCCACCCAATCCACTGTCTCCTTTTCCCACGACCACGCCCCGTCCACAGGCTCCTCCCATTCTCGCCACGCCCAACACACAAGCACCGCCCTCTCCGACCACGCCCAGAACACAGACCACGCCCCATACGGCCACGCCCCACCCACCGGCCCCGCCGGCTCTGGTTTTGCCCCCTTTGCAGCCCTCGCCCTCTCCACCCGCCTCACCCCTGCTGCCAGCGCCCCGGCGGCCCCCGACCCCGGGCCCCGACGCCCCGATCCCGGGCCCACCGCGGCTGACCCTGGCGCTGGCCCCGGTGCCGCCGCCGCCGTCGCGCAGCCCGTCCAGCACGCTGAGCGGTCCCGACCTGGCGGGCCACAGCAGCAGCGCCACCAGCACCCCCGAGGAGCTGCGCGGCTACGACAGCGGGCCCGAGGGTGGCGCCGGCGCCGCCTCCCCTCCGCCCGACGCCGAGCTGGCCGCCTGCCACCCGGCCGCCTGGAGCCGGGCTCCCGCGCCGCCGCTGGCCCTGCGCGGCAACGCCGGGGCGCCGCTGCCTTGGTCTCCGGCCGCGGGGTCGGGACCCGCCGACGGCCTCTGCACCATCTACGAGGCGGACGGGCCCGAGTCGGCCACGGCCACCCCCGACACGCTGGACTCGGCCGAGTCCGGGTCGGGGGCCGGCGAGGGCGAGGGGAAGGCGGCGTCGGCCGCGGGCCCGGGGGCGGCGGCGCGGGTGGGGAAGCCGGCCCGGCTGGGCGAGCTGCCGCTGGGCGCGCTGCAGGCCAGCGTGGTGCAGCACCTGCTGAGCCGGACCCTGCTGCTCGCGGCGGCCGAGGGGGCGTCgtcgggcggcggcggcggggccggggGCGCCGGGGGCGGCGGCGTGGCGGGAGGGGCCCGCACCGCGCTCAGCGACGCCGAACTGGGCCGCTGGGCCGAACTGCTGTCGCCCCTGGACGAGTCCCGCGCCAGCATCACCTCGGTCACCAGCTTCTCGCCCGACGACGTGGCCTCCCCGCAGGGCGACTGGACCGTGGTGGAGGTGGAGACCTTCCACTGA